In one window of Camelina sativa cultivar DH55 chromosome 15, Cs, whole genome shotgun sequence DNA:
- the LOC104748843 gene encoding transcription factor HBI1-like isoform X2 — protein MGYGPQHEAMDGCISRTSSCQMEPVDTMEGLLKNGTEEDRPISLKNKRKQEVKTREEEKTEKKIKVEADTESSMKGKSNMRNREASSETSKETLKGVSEIPKLDYIHVRARRGQATDRHSLAERARREKISKKMKYLQDIVPGCNKVTGKAGMLDEIINYVQCLQRQVEFLSMKLAVLNPELELAVEDVSVKQAYFTNVVGSSKHSIMVDVPLFPLDQQGSLDLSAINPNQTTSIEAPSASWESQSQSLYNTSSLGFQY, from the exons ATGGGTTATGGTCCTCAACATGAAGCTATGGATGGCTGCATTTCAAGAACAAGCAGCTGCCAGATGGAACCAGTGGATACAATGGAAGGATTGTTGAAGAATGGTACTGAAGAAGACAGACCCATTTccttgaagaacaagagaaaaCAAGAG GTTAAGACAAGGGAAGAGGaaaagacagagaagaagatcaaagtaGAGGCTGATACAGAGTCAAGCATGAAAGGAAAATCAAACATGAGAAACAGAGAAGCATCTTCAGAGACTTCAAAGGAGACATTGAAGGGAGTTTCAGAAATTCCGAAATTAGATTATATACACGTGAGAGCTCGACGAGGGCAAGCCACTGACAGACACAGCTTGGCAGAAAGG gcaagaagagaaaaaatcagTAAGAAGATGAAATATCTGCAAGATATTGTGCCTGGATGCAACAAGGTCACTGGAAAAGCTGGTATGCTTGATGAGATCATCAATTATGTTCAATGTCTTCAGAGACAAGTCGAG TTCTTGTCGATGAAACTCGCTGTCTTGAACCCAGAACTCGAGCTTGCCGTGGAAGACGTATCTGTTAAGCAG GCTTACTTCACAAATGTTGTTGGTTCATCAAAGCACTCCATAATGGTTGATGTGCCATTGTTTCCGTTAGACCAGCAAGGCTCTCTAGATTTATCTGCAATAAACCCGAACCAAACGACATCTATTGAAGCT CCATCTGCAAGCTGGGAATCTCAGTCACAGAGTCTCTACAACACATCTAGCCTTGGGTTTCAGTATTAG
- the LOC104748843 gene encoding transcription factor HBI1-like isoform X1, which produces MGYGPQHEAMDGCISRTSSCQMEPVDTMEGLLKNGTEEDRPISLKNKRKQEVKTREEEKTEKKIKVEADTESSMKGKSNMRNREASSETSKETLKGVSEIPKLDYIHVRARRGQATDRHSLAERARREKISKKMKYLQDIVPGCNKVTGKAGMLDEIINYVQCLQRQVEFLSMKLAVLNPELELAVEDVSVKQFQAYFTNVVGSSKHSIMVDVPLFPLDQQGSLDLSAINPNQTTSIEAPSASWESQSQSLYNTSSLGFQY; this is translated from the exons ATGGGTTATGGTCCTCAACATGAAGCTATGGATGGCTGCATTTCAAGAACAAGCAGCTGCCAGATGGAACCAGTGGATACAATGGAAGGATTGTTGAAGAATGGTACTGAAGAAGACAGACCCATTTccttgaagaacaagagaaaaCAAGAG GTTAAGACAAGGGAAGAGGaaaagacagagaagaagatcaaagtaGAGGCTGATACAGAGTCAAGCATGAAAGGAAAATCAAACATGAGAAACAGAGAAGCATCTTCAGAGACTTCAAAGGAGACATTGAAGGGAGTTTCAGAAATTCCGAAATTAGATTATATACACGTGAGAGCTCGACGAGGGCAAGCCACTGACAGACACAGCTTGGCAGAAAGG gcaagaagagaaaaaatcagTAAGAAGATGAAATATCTGCAAGATATTGTGCCTGGATGCAACAAGGTCACTGGAAAAGCTGGTATGCTTGATGAGATCATCAATTATGTTCAATGTCTTCAGAGACAAGTCGAG TTCTTGTCGATGAAACTCGCTGTCTTGAACCCAGAACTCGAGCTTGCCGTGGAAGACGTATCTGTTAAGCAG TTTCAGGCTTACTTCACAAATGTTGTTGGTTCATCAAAGCACTCCATAATGGTTGATGTGCCATTGTTTCCGTTAGACCAGCAAGGCTCTCTAGATTTATCTGCAATAAACCCGAACCAAACGACATCTATTGAAGCT CCATCTGCAAGCTGGGAATCTCAGTCACAGAGTCTCTACAACACATCTAGCCTTGGGTTTCAGTATTAG